The DNA window cctccattagaattttgttggccttggtagcacagttgaatttggagctagctcaacttgatgttaagacggctttcttgcatggtgagttagaagaggagatctatatgactcagcccgaaggatacacagatgctggtggtagaaattgggtttgtaagcttaacaaatcgctatatggattgaagcaatccccgaggcagtggtacaagcgatttgatagctttatgagaaggcagaagtacacaagaagcaaatatgacaattgtgtatatttgcagaagctgcatgacggatctttcatttatctactcttgtatgttgatgatatgttaatcgcttcaaagagccaaaatgagatagataagctgaaggctcagttgaatcaagagttcgagatgaaagatctaggtgaggccaagaggattctcggcatggagataagtagagatagactgagaggcaagctctgtttaaatcagaagcaatatctgaaaaaggtattacaatgttttggtgtaaatgaaaacacaaaacatgtaagtaccccacttgcttctcatttgaaacttagtgctcaattatctccgaagactgaagatgaaagagaatatatggcgaaagtcccatatgctaatgcagttgggagtttgatgtatgcgatggtgtgtacgaggcctgacatttcacaagctgttggagttgtgagcaggtatatgcatgatcctggaaaaggacattggcaagctgtgaaatggattctacggtatcttcgaaaaactgtagatgttggtttaatttttgaacaggataaagcacttggtcagtttgtagttggatatgttgattctgactttgctggtgatttagataaacgtcgttcaactacggggtatctgtttactcttgcgaaagcccgagtgagttggaagtctaccttacagtctacagtagctgtgtctactacagaggcagaatatatggcagttacagaagctgttaaggaggctatttggcttaatggattattgaaagacttgggagttgttcaaagtcacattagtctatattgtgacagtcagagtgctattcatttagcgaaaaatcaagtctatcattcaagaaccaagcatatcgacgtaagatatcactttgtgcgggaagtcttttaaaaaggaaaaattctacttcagaagattccgacagcagataatcccgcagatatgatgaccaaggtggtaacaacaatcaagtttaatcattgtttgaacttgattaacatcctgaggatttgagcacctttaggtgtatggcgctcgagagcgcatttggaggcactacaaaagatagctttatcgaatttggggagttgaaggaagtgtgtgaagatgtgattatcctaatcaaatcttcaaggtggagattgttgataagtcaaattaaaaaggggttgaaaagtcaaaaatgggaggtgcaagtggcacagaaagaaaaaaaagtgataggcaagttgtttaaagttgaatgggataattgcaattttggtccctaattttttaggccatttgcaagttagtccatgaacctcaactataaataggcctaaccatttctcatttcaatcatcctaaccaatctttctctcttagttttctctcttctcccatttgagaattcttaaggaattctatttgtttgtaatattttggagatagtaaagttatcatctggtgttagtgcccgaggacgtaggtataatttaccgaacctcgttaaaactcttgtgttctttcttgtcctatttttctttcaatatttgagggtataatagtagtatttaattgtgctattaaattactatagaatggatattctgtctaaggaaagacttggtatttaagagatccatgtgatccacctctctttcctgggaattgaactttgtgtgattttttagtacaataatttacacgcttccgaccctattggaacaacacatATACTTACGTTTTCTAGTTTCTTTGTGGATATTGGGCGATCTATTTTCTGATTTTGAGCACCAGATTGAGATATTCTTCTCCTTTCATACATCCTCATGTTGTCTTTACCATCAACTTCTTCCTCCATTTCTACAAAGAAATAAGATGTTTTCTTGAGTTTTAGAGGTGAAGATACTCGCAACAACTTCACGGATCATCTTTATGATGCTATAACTAATAGAAAAGTcaacaaaattaattatatgtctaactaataacattataaaaatatatgattaaattaggttagaaattaaatcttaaatttaggcataataaaaaaactaaaattgaaattcTAACGTTTTCttataatgtaaaagaaaaaaaaatcctatacattaaattaataaattgttttcatacataaaattttatgatagtgagtaaatataagttaatttaattagtCTGCACCTAATGAACATTTTAAATGCTGCAAATAGAACTTAATCATATAAAAGGCAAAATGTGAGGGACCGAAATTAAAATAACGCATTGTCCTCCCTGGACAGGTGTCTCCAAATACTCCTTTAATATATAGTTATATAGACAATTATATGATTATGTAAATGAAAGTAAAACACAAACCGTCCAACACTTTACTTATTACTTAGAATTATTGTAGGCTCCATTTTGTCAACACCCACCTTCTTGGATTCTTCCTGGAAAGAACATGCATCACCCAATGTCCACACCTACTCGTATTCATTTCGAAAATGAAAAGGTTATAGAGAAATTGCTTAGAAACGTCCTTTATTCTTCCCTGGAATTTTCACCTGTTTTTCTCAATCTTCACTCTCATATACTTATTGTTTCTAGTTTCTTTCTGGCGTGTTGAGCGATCAATTTTCTGATTTTGAACACTAAATCCACATATATATTTTCTTCTCAAACATCGTCATGTTGTCATTACCTTCAACTTCCTCATACATTTCTACAAAGAAATATGATGTTTTCTTGAGTTTTAGAGGTGAAGATACTCGCAAAAACTTCACCGATCATCTCTATGCTGCTCTAAAGAGGAGTGGGATCGTCACTTTCAGAGATGATCCAAAGCTGGAGGCCGGCGAAGAGATCGCGCCAGAACTCTTTAAAGCAATTCAGCAATCATGGTGCTCGGTAATCGTTTTTTCACAAACTTATGCCTTTTCAAGTTGGTGCTTGGAGGAGCTTGCTGAGATTGTTAAACAACATAACAACGACGGCCATAAAGTGTTTCCAATTTTTTACGATGTTGATCCATCtgatttaagaaaacaaaaagggaaAGTGGAAGAAGCATTTACCGGACATGAAGAGAGATACAAAGAAGAAAGTGAGAAGATCCAAAGGTGGCGAAATGCTTTAATTCAAGTGGCTGCAGTCAAGGGATGGCATTTAAATAACAGgtaattctttcttttcttctctattttctagttttttggatatatgtatatatatgtatgtatgtataacttttttctttttttctaatcCGATGTGTTTAATTGAAAAGTGTTtcaataaaagagaaaattttgtcttctGGCTCGGCAACAGGTCTTGCTTTCTTATTCTTGGTTCTTGTTTTCTTCCAAACTATTTTATGTTTCATGATTCATTGAAAAAGAAAGTGCATTCGAAACATATcactcaaaatattaaaatttcttttttttaggcATGAATCTGAATTTATTGGAGACATTGTTAAGAAGATATCAGCAAAACTATGTCAGACATATCCAGTTACTCTTAGCGACTTGGTTGGTATTAGTGAACGCTTGGAGGATTTGTATTTGAAAATAAACATTGGGGAAGATGATGTCCGCATTTTAGGAATTTGCGGAATGGGAGGCATCGGTAAAACGACACTCGCAAGAGTTGCTTACACTCAAATGTCACCTCATTTTGAAGGTAAAAGCTTTATTGCTGATATTCGAGAAGTTTCAGACAAATGCGGACTAGTTTCTTTACAGAAACAACTTCTTTCACAGATCTTTCATGGTGAATGCTTCAACTTTTTCGATGTTCATGAAGGGAGTGACATAATTAGCCATAGGTTGTCTCACAAAAAGGTTCTTGTTGTTCTTGATAATGTTGATAACATACAACACCTAAAATGCTTGGTTGGAAGGCATGATTGGTTCGGATTAGGGAGTAGAATCATTGTAACAACAAGAGACGAACATTTGCTTCGATGTTGCCAAGTTAATGACGTGTATATGCCCACAACACTGAATCCCAAAGATGCGCTTCAACTTTTCAGTCTGAAAGCTTTTCATAGTGATACAGTGCAGAAAGATGATTTCATTGAGCTTTCTGAACATGTTGTAAATTATGCTGGTGGACTCCCTTTAGCTCTTGAAGTTTTAGGTTCCTTTTTGTGCGGTAGAGATGCGACTCAATGGAGAAGTGCGATCGAAAGACTTAAAAGAGATTCTAATAAAGAAATTCATGATAAACTTCGAATCAGTTTTGACGGACTGGGAGAAAGGGAGAagaatatatttttagatatagcATGCTTCTTCAAGGGGGAGAAGAAAGATTTTGTAATCAAAGTATTGCATGGTTGTGAGTTTTTTCCTGATATTGGAATTGATGTTCTCGTTAAAAAATCTCTCCTAAAAGTCGATGAACACAGCAAATATTTGAAGATGCATGACTTGTTGCAAGAAATGGGAAGAACAATTGTTAGAGAAAAATGTGTTGATGAACCTGGAAAACGTTGCAGATTGTGGGAGGAAAGGGACATCCATCATGTCCTAACAAAAAACACTGTAAGTTATTCAACAAAAGTTACATATTATTTCTTTTCTATCCTACATTATtcaccatttattttattttcttattatctGTTCTTGATCTTTTTTAGGCTACAGAAATGGTTGAAGGCATAATCATCAATAATAAAAGGTAAGAAGACACACATAAACATATATCTATGTGTActgtaaataattattatttttaaatatgagaaaaaaaatatagcaaaacttttgacattcaatatttcaatgtttaattatgaaatttatctagcaatatatttactttttcaaaagaatcaaaagagaaatgtatgtatttttgaaatattaatggtatattttttttgtgaaaattaatAGTAAATATTTAATGTACTAAAAGTGTATATCAACGAATTAGATTATAACATgtcatcaaatttttttaatgaaaatggtttcatttttaattatgtgACATTGTTTGGTTCATTAACTTGTAAATTATGCATTGTTTGTGGACCGAATATAAATCAAcatattaattcaattttttaggATTAGGCAATTTAACATCGGATGTAATTATTAGATATAAGTATCTCTTTAATATGGgtatattaaaaagaaatttaaaattttttttcacatatttaaaaGGTTCTTAAAGGATCATATCTTAATACCCATATACGAATGTGCATTAGATATAAGTATTGGATACGAgtacttaaaaaataatattgatgCAACATTTCTTTTAGATATTGAATGTTTTAGTATATTCTGAAGCTCATTTTTGCTTTGCTCATTGATATTAGGGAATCGAACAAGATGCTCAATTTGAGTGCGGATACCTTCTTGAAGATGAAAAAACTGAGATTGCTCAAAGTGTTTTGCCTTTTAAATTGTGATGAtctcaaatatctttctaatgAACTACGACTTTTAGATTGGAAAGGATACCCTTTAAGATACTTGCCTTCAAGCTTTCAACCGGACAACCTTGTCGCACTTCTTTTACGATGTAGTCACATTCAACAACTATGGAAGGGAAATAGAGTAAGAATTAACTCATCTTATCCTTgtgttttagcttattttaatataaattattaaactttgattaaggtaaaacaaaaaaaaacaaaaatgagcaTTGTTATGCTTTCTCATTTGTTTCTAATTTATTGTGGTCTTCAACAGCccttgtctaacttgaaaatagTGAACCTCGAAGGGTCCCAAAACCTGATCAAGACACCAGACTTCACAACAGCATCAAATCTTGAAGTTTTGATTTTGGCAGGTTGTACCAAATTAGTGGATGTTCATCCATCAATCGGGGTGCTTAAGAGCCTTAAACTTTTGAGTTTAAGAGACTGCAAAAGTCTTAGGACTCTTCCAACCAAAATTAGAATGGAATCTCTTGAAACATTAATTCTTTCGGGTTGCTCAAGTCTTGTAAGGTTTCTGGAGATTGGTGGAAAAATGGAACGTCTAAAAACTCTAGATCTTGCCGGTTGTTATAGAGTGGAAAATTTATCGGAGAATTTACAGCATGCAAAGCTTTTGGAAGAGCTCGACTTGAGTGAAACAGCCATAACAGAACCACCATccttcatttttcaatttaaaaatcttgAAGTTCTGTCTTTCAATGGGCGCAAGGGACCATCATATAAGTCACTACCAAATTTGCCTTCTCTGTTCAAGGTAATCCAAGGAAGGAGGACGAATCCCATGGCTCGGATGTTGCCTTTGTTGTCAGGTTTGAGTTCTTTAAGTGTGCTAAACCTAAGGGACTGCAATCTTTGTGAAGGAGATATTCCACCTGATATTTCTGGTCTATCCTATTTGGTAATACTTGATTTGAGTGGTAACAATTTCGTCAGCATACCTGCATCTCTTACTCGACTCTCAAAGCTTGAGTCTCTTGAATTGTCAAATTGCAACCTGTGCACTCTTGGTGAAGCAGATACTCCTAGTGATATTTCTGGTCTATCCTCTTTGAGTTATCTTTATCTTTGTGGTAACAATTTCATCACCATTCCTTTGGCTCTTACTCAACTTTCCCAGCTTCATTGTATTGTATTGTCAGATTGCAAGATGCTTAAATCGTTGCCTGAGCTACCAACAAGTATAGAAAGTGTGATAATTGATGATTGTTTTTCACTTGAAGTAAGTCCATCAAAAGTAAGCAATTTAGTGGTTGGTGATAACATTCATGCCATTAACTGCTTCAAATTTGCTGAGAAAATCAATGCAGTAGCACTGCTGAAAGAACATCTTAAGGTCTATTAATCTATTTTTTCTCTCTTACAAAATCTCATACTTGAGAATTTATGGTTTTAGTTACCAGAcgacttgtgttttattttgcagGCACTTCCAAATTCtggaaaatggcttgataatgacTTCTTTGATATTTTGGTGCCCGGAAGTGAAATTCCAGAATGGTTTAGCCAACAAAAAAGTGACTCTTCAGTTAAGATACCCCTACCTATCAGCCTTCACGAAGATAGTGAATGGATTGGAGTTGCTTGTTGCTGCATTTTTGTCAATAAAGATGCTTCAAGGGCTATCAGATGGGATGGATCTATTTTTGGTGGAAATCATCGACCAATTGGTTGTAGAAACCGGTGGGTCGCTCCATTCTTTGACAGGCCCATAATGAAAGATCACCTTTTTATTCGTTATTTTCCGCGTAATGCAATAGATCCATTTGACTTGGAGGATAAATATCAACTACGCGATGAGCTTTATTTGCCTTTCAATAACGAATTAGGAGTAGATGACCCTCGTGTTAAGGTAAAGAAGTATGGTTTTAGAATAATGTACGAGGAAGATTTggaagaaataaaagagttgcaGTGCCATACCACTCCATCTTCTCCAAATTTTGAACACATCCACCAACACGTTGCTCTCAACCATGGATCAGTAGGTAGCAGTTCTTGTTGAAGCCATGGCCTGCATTGCAACAAAGAACCAACAGCAACAATTTGGTCAAAAGACCAACAGCAGCGAATTGTACAAGTTTAGCTGCTATACTGTTTTGTAGCAAAGAAATGGAGTTGGTTCAATTATAGAATtactttttgaatattttgttcCTATGGAACTTAGCCTAAATCTTTGTAATGAGTTAGCTAAGATAGTAGGAAGTTTGACTGATGTAATAGCTGGTATGCCAGCTTTCTTTTGTAAGCAAATTGCTATGTTTTAGTATGTATTAAGTAAGGGCAGTTAAATTAGTAGGTAACTGTCAAATTGTTTGTAACCTtcatatattcaaaatttgaatgaaaaatatatgactTCAGTTACAATTCTTTgctgagtttttttttagttctcTTTTTGCTTCCATTCGGTTTGCTTCTTTGTACTGCCATTTATCCAACAAATGGTATCGAGAGCTTTCAGTCTTTGAGGGCCTTGGTTGTACACTATCATTAAGCAAATTGTAtttgaaacaaaagaagaagaggTTGTTTTGCTTGCTGAAAAATGAGCTTTACACCACCTCCTCCACCTGTCTTTGATGGAGAAAATTACAACATCTAGGCAGTGAAAATGAGAACATATCTGCAGGCACATGACCTGTGGAATGTTGTTCTCAATGACACTGAGCCACCACCACTAAGAgccaacccaaccatagcccaaatcAGGCAGCACAATGAAGACTGTGCCAAGAAGTACAAGGCTATGTCGTGCCTTCAAAGTGGAGTCTCTGATGTTATTTTCATAAGAATAATGGCTTGTGAcactccaaaacaggcctgggataaACTCAAGGAGGAGTTTCAGGGGTCTGACAAGACCAGGCAACAGTAGCTAATCAACATGAGAAGAGactttgaaaatctcaaaatGAAGGACTCAGAAACCGTCAAGCAGTATGCTGACAGAATCATGGCTACTGTCAACAACATAAGGCTGCTTGGGGAAGAATTCAGTGACCAAAGAGTGGTTGAGAAGGTCATAACAACCTTGCCAGAGAAGTATGAGGCAAAAATTTCCTCCCTGGAAGATTCAAGGGACTTATCAACGATCCCTTTGACTGAGCTTATAAATGCTCTTTATGCTCAAGAGCAGAGAAGGGCAAATAGGCAAGAGGACCACTATGAAGGAGATTTTCAGGCTAGAGGCAGAGAAAGCTCAAGTGCAAACTTAAATGCcaaaggcaagaagccttggactgagaagaagaagaaagaacctgTCAAAAGGAAGTTCCCACCTTGTGTCCATTGCAAGAAGACTACTCATCTTGAGAAATACTGCTGGTACAGACCAGACATTCAATGCAGAGCCTGCAAGCAATTTGGCCACATTGAAAAGGTCTGTAAGAGCAAGTCAAAAACACAACCACAATTTCAAAGCCAAGCTCAAGCTGCAGAAGAGGTTGAAGCACCAGAAGAGCATGTTTTTTCAGCATCATGCTTTGCAAGCTCGAGCAAGGTTAGCAAAATTTGGCTGATTGACAGTGGATGCACCCACCATATGGCTTCTGAGAAGAGTATATTCAAGGAGGTTGACACCACCTTCAAGTCCAAAGTCAGAATTGGCAATGGTGAGCTACTGGAGGCAAAAGGGAAAGGCAAGGCTTTGATAAGCACCAAGTCAGGTATTAAAACCATTTCAGAGGTTCTCTATGTACCTGATATTGACCAAAACTTGGTAAGTGTTGGCCAGTTATTGGAGAAAGGCTATTCTCTGATTTTTGAAGGCAAGAACTGTTTGATCAAAAATGCTGCTGGTGAAGTGTTAACCACAGTGGCTATGTAAGACAGGACTTTCATTATAAATGTGAAT is part of the Gossypium hirsutum isolate 1008001.06 chromosome D11, Gossypium_hirsutum_v2.1, whole genome shotgun sequence genome and encodes:
- the LOC107954954 gene encoding disease resistance protein RUN1, translating into MLSLPSTSSYISTKKYDVFLSFRGEDTRKNFTDHLYAALKRSGIVTFRDDPKLEAGEEIAPELFKAIQQSWCSVIVFSQTYAFSSWCLEELAEIVKQHNNDGHKVFPIFYDVDPSDLRKQKGKVEEAFTGHEERYKEESEKIQRWRNALIQVAAVKGWHLNNRHESEFIGDIVKKISAKLCQTYPVTLSDLVGISERLEDLYLKINIGEDDVRILGICGMGGIGKTTLARVAYTQMSPHFEGKSFIADIREVSDKCGLVSLQKQLLSQIFHGECFNFFDVHEGSDIISHRLSHKKVLVVLDNVDNIQHLKCLVGRHDWFGLGSRIIVTTRDEHLLRCCQVNDVYMPTTLNPKDALQLFSLKAFHSDTVQKDDFIELSEHVVNYAGGLPLALEVLGSFLCGRDATQWRSAIERLKRDSNKEIHDKLRISFDGLGEREKNIFLDIACFFKGEKKDFVIKVLHGCEFFPDIGIDVLVKKSLLKVDEHSKYLKMHDLLQEMGRTIVREKCVDEPGKRCRLWEERDIHHVLTKNTATEMVEGIIINNKRESNKMLNLSADTFLKMKKLRLLKVFCLLNCDDLKYLSNELRLLDWKGYPLRYLPSSFQPDNLVALLLRCSHIQQLWKGNRPLSNLKIVNLEGSQNLIKTPDFTTASNLEVLILAGCTKLVDVHPSIGVLKSLKLLSLRDCKSLRTLPTKIRMESLETLILSGCSSLVRFLEIGGKMERLKTLDLAGCYRVENLSENLQHAKLLEELDLSETAITEPPSFIFQFKNLEVLSFNGRKGPSYKSLPNLPSLFKVIQGRRTNPMARMLPLLSGLSSLSVLNLRDCNLCEGDIPPDISGLSYLVILDLSGNNFVSIPASLTRLSKLESLELSNCNLCTLGEADTPSDISGLSSLSYLYLCGNNFITIPLALTQLSQLHCIVLSDCKMLKSLPELPTSIESVIIDDCFSLEVSPSKVSNLVVGDNIHAINCFKFAEKINAVALLKEHLKALPNSGKWLDNDFFDILVPGSEIPEWFSQQKSDSSVKIPLPISLHEDSEWIGVACCCIFVNKDASRAIRWDGSIFGGNHRPIGCRNRWVAPFFDRPIMKDHLFIRYFPRNAIDPFDLEDKYQLRDELYLPFNNELGVDDPRVKVKKYGFRIMYEEDLEEIKELQCHTTPSSPNFEHIHQHVALNHGSVGSSSC